The nucleotide sequence ACTTGTACTAGGAGATTATCTTCACCCCATGCAACACTGCAATGTTTGACCCGCATGGCCCAGTAGAACGGGTTAATCTACACCACTAAAGCACTATTCATTTATATACACCACTGGGGCCAGTTTTAAAGCTTTTACCTTTTACTTCGATTGAAGAATTCACTTTTGGAGAGGTGAGAAACACACAGTAATACACTCCACCAGATTGGAGGTCTGTCTTCGATATCCTGGAAATAAAGTGAACGTTGTACTAATGTTAAACTGCAGAAGTTAATGTCTCTGCAATTCAAAATCTATTCAGTGTGACATTTTTATCTTCACGTTTGTATTTGACACATTTCAACTCCAAGTCTCAATATCTCTGAAAGGAATTGCATCTATTAAGTTGTATAGTCCCAGAtcaatgaatatttattttataaaacctttCACAGtgtaccaccatcacaaagcgctttaaaaaaagatagtgaggaacaatgcagaAAACATTAAATACAGGACATAGTACATtacataaacagtaaaaaaaacagtgcaaatacattaaatacaggcatactacattaaatacagggctaagatgtgaattctaaacattgtggatccgtgtgtcatacagaatcatacgaataagatggagtgaaaaacctgaaatagcaatttagacaacagctagtaacagatatcaggcttaaagagcattgaaagtaAGAGGGTGAACACATGAAGAATGccaaataagaaaataattaaaaagtattggggggggggtttaacaaTTTATTATAAACAAGACCAAACAAGCTAGAGATTGACACACTTATGCAGAGCAAAGCAGCAGGATTATGCAAATAGTTTACCATGTGCCTTGCAAATCCAATAACACGGCTAAGCGCTACTGTTAAAACAACTGATCTTTTGTTTAAGAGCACTGTGCACACACTTTTCCTGccagaaaaacaaactaaaccCAGAGACTTCTCTACACTCAGCCCACCTAGTATGAAACAACCCATCAGAAAGAGACGGGTTAACAAATGAAGAAGCCCTGCGGCCACCAAGACCTCCATTTGTTTGCAACTGCAAAGCTTGCTAGTTCCTATAACAATAACCCACTTGTTAGCCCTAAGAGTTCTGGCTGCACTTTTCAATCTAATGAGGAATTAACATCAGAGCAGAAGCTGAGCCCAGCAGTGCTGCTATGAGAAGAAATGCACGTCTGCCTTGTCAAGTCGAGTGTGCGTCAGCCACTGAAATCACAGGGGTCTCAGCCAACAGCACCACCGTTATAATGAGCAGCCAGAGCACAGCTAACAAAGCAGATGAAGGCAattcatttatttcttaccactggcttgcattttaCATATAGATATTAGTGCtggaaatgcatttaaattaatattCAATTAAAGccttacatacatttaaaaagagtTAGCCATATTATACAATAAATAGTATTTCAACACTGTGCAGCTTTTAAGGCTTATGTACTTAGAAATGTTCAATAGGTGTGGGTTTGGACCCAAACTACATACGTGTATTGTGCGACGACATTTGGCTCTGTGTTCGCAGAATTCTCGATTTTCTTCCCGTCTTTCTCCCAGTAACTTCCAGCGACAGGAGAGGTTGGGTTTGTCAGGTTGCAGGACAGCCGGACAGTCGTTTCAGTGTTATTCACAACCTCTCTTGGCGTTGTTACAATAAAAGGATCTGTATTTACACAAGAGAACTTAGTTTAAAAACAGAAGGTGGAAAGAGACACATCTGTATATTTTGAAGTGTTATAAAATTCCAGTCTTGAAATAATGGGCAACAACCATACAATTTAAGCTAGTGTAAATTACACAAATTAAATTAGAATGCAATGCATGGTAGTTGACTAATGTATTGCCAATAGCTATAGAGAAAcaccaataaaaaaaagataatgaacATTGGCTAAACATTTACAAAACGtaccctttaaccctttcagtcctgaatcaTCAAGCAGAACAAACTCCTTATGCGTAAACACGAGATCAGGGCCTTTACTTACATATATTGACACACTACCTCAGCCTGACCTAGGAGTCCCAGGAGTTTCCAACATGTCTAAAGGTATGCATTAATATTCTGTGCCATGATAGAGGCAGGGCTGAAAGGGTTAAGTTGTTGCATTTGTCAGTTTGTGCAGGCAATTCATTCTCAAAAAGGACATTTGTTCCCAAATCAAAATCAAGAAATCCAAAAAGGATATTATGAAAAAAACACCACAATAAAATTAATCTAGATGAACACAATACAGgataaaacacaaagcaggtCACGCGCTCAACTTCGAAAGTTGCATGCGACATGCCCTGCTCAGTGTAATTCTTCCTGTTTTTGAAGGAAAAATTAAAACACTAACGGTACTTTAGGAAACTACACATTGCAACTCACAAGCTTTAAAACTAAAAAGACTTAGGAAAGCAAGGGTTAACTTTTTGTAAAAGGAAAGTTACACCATTTAGCCAGACAAGATATTCCAGGGTTCCAAAGGTTACAGCCCAATGCTTTGCCGGAATAAATGCAACGCCTACAAGCTTATAGGACAAGTGAATAACTGAAGGTAgagataaacaaatataaatcctGTTCAGGGCTCAAAGTTATCCCCCACCCTTTAGAAAATGAGGGTTTGTATAATTGATAATTGTTGGTTTATCTTAAAGTGCATTTTGACTAATACAACACCTGTGAATTTCAAGCCCAGACAGCAAACAGTAATTCGAACTACACAATTAGTAggtgcagcattttaaaatgtgcgtTAAGAACTAACTTTTGACAGACAGATTTAATACTCACTCTGCACAAAGGAACTAGGGCACAAGATATTCTAAAGAGCAAGTTGGACAAGAACAACGGCAAAGATCTGGATTATAGACTGCAGCAGAGGAAGCAACATTGGGACTGAAGGGTCAAGTGTGATCGTTTTGgttggccagcagtgtggagggagcgggggggggaggggaaggggagaGTCGAGCTAGTTCAGAGAATCCAAGGTAATGTACATACTGGAACACAGGGTGGAAAGAGCATCCATGCTCGTTTTTAGTCAAAgatattaaatgtttaatatttttcctCCTTAAAAACAGAGTCACTGTCCTCATTGCAAGAAAAGTGAAGTATAGATTAGCACCGTTTGGTTGATAAGCTGGATTTTCCTCCAAGGCTGTAAAAGgtaaacaaattcctaaaatggcattttaatgttcaaaagaaaaacatgtcCCGTTTGAGGATATTGCTTTTTACAAAACATCTGGATACATTATAAACCACTGAATTGATTACTAAAGCTTCTTGGTATTCTGCTTTCAATCAGCTTGTGTAAACTAAAGCCTTGAAGGATTTCCTCCGACAAATTTACTGCCATGACAAGTGCGGTCACAACTGTCCAAGGCATTTTAAGTAAACTACCAAGTCAGTTATGAAAATACTGAACTAGGACACCACACTAAATCCAGGATACTATGTATTGCATAACTATAAGCAGTTTCACCTATACATTGCTTTTTtcaaacaacaatacaaaacaaataaactattGGCAGTTTCTAATAAAAGCAAAATGACTATACTCATTTTATGccaaaccatttatttatttattttttaaacagtaaagcCCACAGTGCAGCAACTTTCACACCTTGTGAAcaatcagttgtttttttttggtgcagtGGTAAATATTAGGGTATGGAGCTGCATGCGATTTCTTAATGGTCAAAAGGAGGTCTCAGGTGGGAGATAAGCCATGAAAGGTACAGGCCTTCCAAAAGATGTACAGCACAAAAACAGCAGAGAATTGAATCAATCTTTGGAGGAACGTTTGTTCGTGAATGTTATAAAACACTCACGAAACATCCATCCAGAGAAATTGTTTCTACAAACCAAAACACAGCAAGTTTGTGTTTTACATCATTCGGCAACTAAAGCAAGTTGACTAGGAATTAaggaacagggggggggggggggggggggatagctGGGGTGACAGACACCGTTTCAAACAAACAGACTGCCACCGCCACTCACATTCAAATACGATAATGTTTGCCTGTGAGCGAATCCACTTGATTTTGGGGCTCTTCTTTAGGTCATTGCGGTCAGGGTCATTGGAGGCTCTGCACTCATAAGTGCCCGAATCGTTGAGCGAGAGGTTTGCAAAGTAAATGGCGCTGGTGGCGTGAAGGATGTAGGTGGCGTTGATCCTGACCTGCTCCTGGCGCGCCCCGTCAAACAGCTGCGTGAACGTCTCCTCCGGCTCATCCCCCTCAATAAACCACCACTGAACCTCGGGGATGGGGTTCCCCATTACCTCACAGTGGAGCTCAGCACTGTCTTCAACCAGTTTCATTTGAGACATGGGGGACTTCATAAAACCAGCTTGGGTTTTATTGAATTTGggggagtgggggtgggggtgggggggtgcgaGGGGGGTGGTTGTCAGttagatttgtttattttccatGTGTTAAATGCAAAGCAGAAAAGGAAGAGACAAAAACAAAAGTTAGAAATTCAAGATAAAAAAAGCAAGCAAATTAACTGAAGACAAAGATGCCATAGTTTTATCTAGTAACACATAAGTTAATTGCAAAAGGGGCCTCTTGCAAACTTAATACATTCACCAATTAGTTATACTGTAGTTGTCAAATTCCTTGTCCAGTGCTGGCTTTACATAGCTCTAGGCTCTTCCCACTCAATTAAGATGAAGGGATTCCAAAATGTGTATACACACTATCAAAAACTATGGcattaaacaataaaaagcaGAATTAAGAAAGatcatgttgaataaaaaaaaatgaaaatggagtTACGAAAACAATGACAGGTAAAAGTACAAATCTCTACCAGTTGTAAAATAAGTTGATGGATGCATAAATCTCTGCAAAATAGGAACCCATGCAGATTAAACGGTCAGGGATTTCTAATGCAATAAAAAAGTAATCTAAGTGTCGCAGATTCAGTTTGCCATCCCCACACCCCCCTCTAAACAAACTTTACCCAAAGGATACCCGTTAGGGTCATTCAGCAATCTTCAACACATCATGCCAGTATAACTTAAGACTTCGAAGTTTAACCAAACTTCATGGTGGCAACTGAGGCAGGATAGTAGGCTAGATGATTCACGGTACGTATTTAGACTGTCCGGTCATTCTCTTCTGTTCTAGCGAAGAGGAAAGACTGCACGAGTATCAGCAACTGCAACGCCCCAAGCAGAGACATGTGACCTTTAAATTACAAgccagtgcttttttttttttttttttgctttaaaaggtCACCTTCATGACAGCTAAATCTCTGGGGAACAAATGCATAGCCTATTTAGCAAAGACTGCTTGCTCTAGCTTTAAATAGTGTTGCAATACATACAAGTTTCCTAATCCTATGCAGAGTCAAAAGTCTGTCGAAGCCATACCAGGCTGAAATACAAAGAATTTAGATATCTGATGGAAATTTATGAGCATCTTTTCTTGagtttattaaacacacaaaGTTTCTGGCAAAACTTAAGGTATATGGTGAAGATAAAATGAGTGAGTGTTTGAGGTTACATACACTGCAAGACAAAGCCCTGACTAGCCAAAAAATAGGAGATAGGCATATGCTAGTTATGATTATTTATATTGCAGCCACTCAAAACAAAGCCATTATGTCCTGGCAACACATTCTGCGCCAAAACGCAAGAAGGAATTAAACAtaccaattaaataataaaattgacGTGCaatgcaagactgtttgttggccaatttcagcattttaaaaggACACCAGTTCCTCGGTTGACACACCATGTACATATTTTTTATGCCAACTCTGGCATCATCTAGTTGCAGGCTCAAGTGTTCTGGGTGCTACATCCTCCACTTCTCTGCTCACTGTACTTGAAGCTCTTCCTGGTAATTGAGAATTGCATCTGGGACACCGACTTATTCTAAAATACCCAATGgattaagaaatgtattttaggtCTAGCGCACCCCCCCCATAACCTTTACAAGTCCTTGCTTTGCACGTTGGAATTTCTTACACAATTCCAGTTTCACAGTAGCTTTTACCAATTGTCCTTCCGTCTCTACATTACACATAACCCCTTCCACAGGAAGACCTGTGACCAGTTGATAGTCAGTACAGCCATTTCTTTCACAATCATTCACGTCACACGGTTGTCCTGTGCAGGACTGCATTCAAATAGCAGACACCCCTTCTCCAATTACAACTCTTTAATGTAGTTTGTTTCATTAGGGAACTTTGGAACTAACCCACTTATTGGTGTCCTGccagttatgtttttgtttttttgggttttttttttaatttagctatCCAGGGCCTTGTTCCAACCTCATTTAAAATTAACCCATGAATTCCTTGGAAGTCTGTGTCTAACACATGGTACAATAACTCCAATTAGTTTCTGTAACCTAGAAGACAATAAACAAAGTTATCCTACCAAGACATTTAGCTAAATAATTAACCCACCACATcagtaaattaaatgtaaaaatagaAGCCAATTTAAATCCACTACTTGTTGTGCAGCTAGTGTCGCTTAAAAAAAGGGCAGTTTTAGTAACCCGCACCAACAAATTTGGGAATCTACTTTGGAACTGCAGAGACCTAGTTAAGGCAAGGACAAAAACGTGCGAGTTACAATCCAATTAATAGGAGGTTCCCCCACATTACATGCgactaaaatgtacatttttcagGATGTATGTAGCGCTGGAAAGCTCGATCGCATATACACAGTACGGACACACAAGCAAACTGTTTAGCATTACATGGCATCCAAGTAAGGTCAGGGCGGTTCAAACACAGCTGATCGAAATACCCACGTTTAGATAAACTGGTCTGATCTACTTTGTGTCCACGTGCAAGATACGAAACCAGTATTTTACATTGTGTTAATCAGTCTGAAATACAGACATTACAATATGTTGCACAAAATATTGTAACGTTGGAAACCAGTAAAAGACATGACGAGAGCCTAAGTGCAATCTAGTACAGCACTATATTCGTAGACTATTGAGTCGGTTTGTTGGGTTATTACACAAAGTAGAATACGAGTTTAATTACACACGTATTTAGGTAAACATTAATTTGGCCTAAACCTAAATACCTAAATTAAATTTGCCACTTAAatgtgttacattatttttaatctATTTATGCCATTAACCATGACTGAATAATAGAAAACAGACTTTTTCAGACGCGGTtacgtaaataaatattttttttccttctctgaACACAGATATTCTATCGGGTGTTCCGCCATCTTAACCGTTTGACGGAATCTGTTCAGCAAATAATTATATCAAACGGTATTAGCATAACACATAACCAACAGTCGGcagttttctaaataaaaacataaaacaatttaatcgtattttaaaaacattctaaaCGTTAAACTGGCTCCGAGAAGCGTGTTTCTCTTGTTCGTCTCCTGCCGTTCACCATTACACACGCTGTCGTCACCACTccgaaaaacaacaaaacaacgaCACTTGTCTCTCTTTTTAGTTACTGACAGTAACTATTATTAGAAATTAACCTACCTGTCATGGCATTGGTGGCGCACAAACACGCCAACAGAGCTCCAAGGCTCACTAATAACGCCATTTTAAAGGCTTTGTTTTAAGAAATTAAACGCAGACTCGCTTCCCTTCACCGGTACCTCGTAGAAACGCAGACTGGAGCGGAGGGAGACCTCTATTTCTATCTCACGTACCTGCGCGGTGACGTCACGGTGCGTGTGAGACGTGACTGCGAGTTCATACGGTTTTGGAAAGAAGGTGTGGTCACACGGTGTAGAATATTTGAATCATTTTTTAAAGCTAAATTTAGTCATTCATTGTTAGTTTATTCTTAGAGCCTcagaaaacaccttttttttttggctaatatgtatttttctatttgtcCTTAACATTACAGAAGCTTCCTTTTCTCTTTGTCTAATATAATGATGTGTTaaaagcctaataataataataacagaaaagcatgtttattattattattattattattattattattattattattattatagtttaaactGGCTATGCTGTACATATTTCGTTTTTAGCCGCCCCTTGTAGGTAAGAGTCCCATTTTACAGATTCCTGTACTGTACCTATTAATTTTTAATACTCGCCCCtaggtgcgtgcgtgcgtgcgtgcgtgcgtgcgtataaGACCCTCTGAATGGGTAAGTCTGGATACCATGCAGAGATTCTCTTAATGCCACGACAGTGCCTGCATTGTGATCCATTCCACCGCTTCGGTGCGTGTTTTGGAGGAAACGAAGGTTTTAAATGTCTGAAAGGACTCTTAGCTACTGTACTTGGGAGTAAGAGTTAGATTTGATCAGCATTGAAATATATCAAATATTAGCAACAGCAGGACTTTCAGAGCATTTTCAGCACCGCGGATCACGCCGGATTGCATTGCATTTACATTTGTATGCAAAGTTGCGTACAATGCTGTCACACAATAGTTTGCTATGGGGGTATACTGGGTTGATAACAGCAGCTTctaacctttaaaaaaatgcattttgctgTAAGATACACAGGGTGTGATAATACTGTATCAAGCCACACAAGCAAAGATACCATGTTGCCAGTTTCCATTGGTTACCATTATGATGTCATAATCAACCCCGCCTCCTGTCGAGATAGTTCCTCAGCTCCAAGCTGTAATAAGTCTATCACTGCTGAACGTGTGGCTGTAACCTTATAACCAGCGTTGACTTCACCTGTCCAGCACTCCACATATGTCTCGTTCAGCATTTTCCAACGTGGTATTTtacgttttattttatatttaatccaATGTACACCGTACTGTACGTAGCCCACAACGCGTATTAGGAAACCTGACATCAAACTGAACCGTGCCTCACCCTCAGAGAAAGTGTTTTGTTGCCATCTAGTGTTTGATTAAATTATTGCAAGATAGCTGTATTCAAAACGACTtgaaaagccatgcagtgaaaaAGCACGGGCCAAATCAATGAGGCATGCAGGACGCAAGATTCTTTATTGAAAAGCAATTGTGTTgtttaaattacaaattaaactGAGTAAACAAGCTGGTCTGGGAGTCGATAAATATTTGGCTCTTCAGGGTCCAGTCTAAAAAAGCAGccgaaataataatagaataatctagaaacagggatggaaacaagactcccattgcatagcggtttgatcatttcctggttttacaatgagcttAATAAAGACATGCCTGAGCCTGTTACCTGTGCACTGTGAATAATCaatctcatagtaaaacctggaatgggtgcaactgagtctcatttccatcccatGTAACAGGGTCCCCACCCCCAGGTAAAGATGATTTAAAAGTAGTATAATTAGGttatggctaaaaaaaaaaaaaagactacaaatACTGGAAACACTAAACCAACCACCTTGAAAAAAACCCTTCAATCCATTTCCCGTTGGCTCCTGCCACCCCTTTGGCAGATATTAAGAAACTATGTGTACAGAACACTGGCTGTCATTGTTTCTAGTGGCTACATTTGATTTGATATTTAATTCAATGTGCTGTACTTGTGCGTTGCCCTTAAGGCAATGGCCATGCAAATATATCAGGTGATTTATTAAGCAACATACCAGTGCACTGGAAAACCCAGGAGCATTGTCGATTTACAGGAACTCGGGACAGGATGTGCAAACATCACTCTGGACCCTGAACGCACTGCAATCACATAACTGCCACCCACCTGGCCAATGGCAGAGCTCAATTTCAACATGTTCTGCATGAGCGTTTCTTTCGGACAGTGcgttgttttttaaaatcaccCTGTAGATGTCAATTTGTTGGAAGAAAACCTCTCAGCGGAAGGCAAATGCACActtgcaaggatggaaataagcgTCCCATTGCCTGGCAGTCAGAGCCAAGTGGACAAACATTTCGTCCCGTGCCTTCGCCAGCGTACCGACTGACCGCACCAGCAGAATTGCTTGTCTGCTGGACTAAAAGCATTTTCACAGACGCAAAGCGTTCGCAGTCTGACAGCTTCTACAACgaagcatacaaaaaaaaacaagcgcCTTAGAACTGAAATATCACTGTTAGTTAGAAACTCTAAAGCTGACAAGCCCAGAAATATAGAAAAGTACCTGAAATTACATACgtatatgtttgttttaaaagagcAGAAAATCATATAACGCTAGAATAAAAAACCTTGTTCAGAAAGATCAATATTTTCAAGTCTGAGTGGAAATGTCTGATATGTACAATGCTTCACTGTTATTTGCTTTTAAAACCTtactcatttttttttcctttgttctgTTTAAACACCCGGCTGTCTGGTACAGAGCAGTACAGCACTATTAATGGAGCTATCGTTTACTATTTCAGCAGAAGAAATAAGAAGAGAGAAACCCTGGAGTTTTCTCCTGAGCTAGCACAAGAAAGGCATCTTCCAGGAATGATTTCTTCCGGTGTTCCACTGCCGCAGGTTTCCCGGCACTCCTTCCAGAGGCGTGGAGAGGGAAACGTTTCACATTGCAGGTCTGCAGAACACCTTCAAGCACAGCACCACATTTTAAACGATTGCTCTGATTAGGGGTGAAGTGAAACCCTTTTCAGAAATGACACGAGTAAAGACGCTAGGAAAGAGACAAGTTGCTgcctccgccagcacagagcaaACAGAAACTGGGCGAGTGCAGCCGAGCGAACCCGGATAGATCGGGATAGATGAAGCCACTGTAATGTAGCATCCTCCGTGTGCAATGTAATTCATCAGTCCCTGATACAGACAGAGAAACTGCCTtactttacaaacaaacaaacacataatctAGCTGTGTTTCCATCTGTACAGCTCAGAAATACTTCTAGTTTGCATCCAGTCTTCCGAATCGATCACCTCTCAACAGGTAGCTGGAAATAAAGCTGCTAAGACCATTTGCCAGCAGTGCTAACTGGAGCAGAGCAGAGCTACATCAAATCAGATAAGAAACTCAAGTCACTCTTCTGTATTTAAGAGCCGGAGGGAGCAGCTCTCTCTCCTGAAGGATGTTCATCAACACGGTTCAGTCC is from Acipenser ruthenus chromosome 49, fAciRut3.2 maternal haplotype, whole genome shotgun sequence and encodes:
- the LOC117428966 gene encoding basigin isoform X1; the protein is MALLVSLGALLACLCATNAMTAGFMKSPMSQMKLVEDSAELHCEVMGNPIPEVQWWFIEGDEPEETFTQLFDGARQEQVRINATYILHATSAIYFANLSLNDSGTYECRASNDPDRNDLKKSPKIKWIRSQANIIVFEYPFIVTTPREVVNNTETTVRLSCNLTNPTSPVAGSYWEKDGKKIENSANTEPNVVAQYTISKTDLQSGGVYYCVFLTSPKVNSSIEVKVLPHVKAYKHSEQGNENDKGVLSCKCHSYPLPTDWQWFKVIGDKKTLITNGTERFEVRSTPDESILSIGELDIEKDAGDYECLATNEVGSGSDKIQLRVRSRLAALWPFLGIVAEVIILVTVIFIYEKRRKPDEITDDDDSGAAPLKSNAATNHKDQNVRQRNCN